Proteins encoded together in one Hymenobacter monticola window:
- a CDS encoding tail fiber domain-containing protein — MLIISPVARAQTGSVGIGTTAPDASAALDVVSSDKGALLPRLTAAQRLDMGQGTVPSPAPGLLVYQIDAPVTGAAAGSQPGFYYNAGTGAAPKWLRLADSGSALTYAPGTGPQVGTGPVGTAVGVTLLGDRLLSTTFTTPYNSTATGINRRSQYILLASRMQASGLVAGPISSLGFTVTAKNSTGAFAGFTIRLGNTPLSDVPYQGASPGPVVFAGDVTTQLGLNTYPFTTPFVWDGTSNLLVDVCMSNAAAVGVDLVVSTGYTPGGPFVTGFGQGASPCGANITSATNGVPVLFLGQRAAGAYGLPATAGNPGQVLTQQADGQVTFVTPPWTQTGANVLLTGGSGIRVGIGTAAARGALDVAGPGDSYLVGNPANGNSQNLYLPGSLLLAPYSATDATAYVQATVPAPSTASLALQFRTTNNGTLVDALRLNANGSATVRGTVTANGVTLTSDARFKQQVRPLAGSLAAVQQLRGVRYRWNALGVQHGGAAGQEQIGFLAQELEKLYPELVYTDEAGYKSVNYAQLTPVLLEALKELAAKNATLETQVQQQQASLGSFEQRLRALEAGGARAQVSH; from the coding sequence ATGCTCATAATTTCTCCGGTGGCCCGCGCCCAGACCGGCAGTGTGGGCATTGGCACCACCGCCCCTGACGCGTCCGCGGCCCTCGACGTGGTGAGCAGCGACAAGGGCGCCCTGCTGCCCCGCCTTACGGCCGCCCAGCGCCTGGACATGGGCCAGGGCACAGTGCCGTCGCCCGCGCCCGGCCTGCTGGTGTACCAAATCGATGCGCCCGTTACGGGGGCCGCGGCCGGCAGCCAGCCCGGCTTCTACTACAACGCCGGCACCGGCGCCGCCCCCAAGTGGCTGCGCCTGGCCGACAGCGGCTCCGCGCTGACCTATGCGCCCGGCACGGGCCCGCAGGTGGGAACCGGCCCGGTGGGCACCGCCGTGGGCGTCACCCTGCTAGGCGACCGGCTCCTTTCCACCACCTTTACAACGCCCTACAACAGCACGGCAACTGGTATCAACCGGCGCAGCCAGTATATCCTGTTGGCCAGCCGGATGCAGGCCAGCGGGCTGGTGGCCGGCCCCATCAGCTCACTGGGCTTCACAGTCACGGCCAAAAACAGCACCGGGGCCTTCGCGGGCTTCACCATTCGTCTGGGCAACACACCCCTCTCCGACGTACCCTACCAGGGCGCGAGCCCCGGTCCGGTGGTGTTCGCCGGCGACGTTACCACCCAGCTCGGGCTGAATACCTACCCGTTCACGACGCCCTTTGTGTGGGACGGCACCAGCAACCTGCTGGTGGACGTGTGCATGAGCAACGCCGCCGCCGTGGGCGTCGACCTGGTGGTTAGCACCGGCTACACCCCCGGCGGACCGTTCGTGACCGGGTTCGGGCAGGGCGCCAGTCCCTGTGGCGCAAACATCACCTCCGCCACCAACGGCGTGCCCGTGCTGTTTCTGGGGCAGCGCGCGGCCGGCGCCTACGGGCTGCCCGCCACGGCCGGCAACCCGGGGCAGGTGCTCACGCAGCAGGCCGACGGCCAGGTCACCTTCGTCACACCGCCTTGGACGCAAACCGGCGCCAACGTGCTGCTCACCGGTGGCTCGGGCATTCGCGTGGGCATTGGCACGGCCGCGGCGCGCGGCGCCCTCGATGTGGCCGGCCCCGGTGACAGCTACCTGGTGGGCAACCCCGCCAACGGCAATTCCCAGAACCTGTACCTGCCCGGCAGCCTGCTGCTGGCCCCCTACAGCGCCACCGACGCCACTGCCTACGTGCAGGCCACCGTGCCTGCGCCCTCCACCGCCAGCCTAGCCCTGCAGTTTCGCACCACCAACAACGGCACCCTGGTGGACGCCCTGCGCCTTAACGCCAATGGTTCGGCCACGGTGCGCGGCACCGTGACGGCCAACGGCGTAACCCTGACCTCGGACGCCCGCTTCAAGCAGCAGGTGCGCCCATTGGCCGGCTCGCTGGCCGCCGTGCAACAACTGCGCGGCGTGCGCTACCGCTGGAACGCGCTGGGCGTGCAGCACGGCGGCGCGGCCGGGCAGGAGCAGATTGGCTTCCTAGCCCAGGAGCTGGAGAAGTTGTACCCCGAGTTGGTGTATACCGACGAAGCCGGCTACAAAAGCGTTAACTACGCCCAACTCACTCCCGTCCTGCTCGAAGCATTGAAAGAGTTGGCTGCCAAAAACGCCACGCTCGAAACCCAGGTGCAGCAGCAGCAGGCCAGTCTCGGCAGCTTTGAGCAGCGCCTGCGGGCGCTGGAAGCGGGCGGCGCACGTGCCCAGGTCAGCCATTAG
- a CDS encoding DUF4112 domain-containing protein, with amino-acid sequence MAFPPTASTSAAPASFDADERLRWVERVARLMDSQFRLPGTRFRFGLDPVLGLLPIVGDLGTTAVSAALLLTMFRHGASGAVVVRMALNILLDTVVGGIPIIGNVFDFAYKSNERNVALLRRHYAEGRHTGSGKGLLLLFTAGLLALVGWGSYVLLRWGWQQFN; translated from the coding sequence ATGGCCTTTCCTCCCACCGCTTCCACTTCGGCTGCCCCCGCCTCCTTCGATGCCGACGAGCGCCTGCGCTGGGTCGAGCGCGTGGCCCGGCTCATGGACAGCCAGTTCCGGCTGCCCGGCACCCGCTTCCGCTTCGGCCTCGACCCGGTGCTGGGTTTGCTGCCCATCGTGGGCGACTTGGGCACCACCGCCGTGTCGGCGGCGCTGCTGCTCACCATGTTCCGGCACGGCGCCAGCGGGGCCGTGGTGGTGCGTATGGCCCTCAACATCCTGCTCGATACCGTGGTGGGCGGTATCCCCATTATCGGCAACGTGTTCGACTTCGCCTACAAAAGCAACGAGCGCAACGTGGCCCTGCTGCGCCGCCACTACGCCGAAGGCCGGCACACGGGCAGCGGCAAGGGGCTGTTGCTGCTGTTCACGGCCGGGCTGCTGGCGCTGGTGGGCTGGGGCAGCTACGTGCTGCTGCGTTGGGGCTGGCAGCAGTTCAATTGA